The following proteins come from a genomic window of Campylobacter concisus:
- a CDS encoding glycosyltransferase family 4 protein, with translation MKKIVFLRINPNAVGGAERYLRRLTKALKDVGIETSVRSYLGEARISSWKKALRFNSQVKRQKQSDEVYFSLERVSCADIYRAGDGVHKIYRATKPFWWVNPLNFVYPYLEKRCFKNSKKIIANSNYIKEQIISAYGIDESKIVTIYNGINLPQKVEKGEAKLSVCEEFGLDYNLPIVLFIGNGFKRKGAKDFLLLVSKLKTPVNALIVGKDKNLNSYKKLAKKLKIKAFFTGEQKMTAKFYEASDIFIFPTHYEPFSNVVLEALSFKNIVFTTAQNGAAEILENRFIMREPNDESILELVEQVLNDNDMMREMQEKSFLLSQKFSIEENASKTLEIINEVLNLEQK, from the coding sequence ATGAAAAAAATAGTTTTTTTACGTATCAATCCAAACGCAGTCGGTGGTGCCGAACGCTATTTAAGAAGGCTTACTAAAGCCCTAAAAGACGTAGGTATAGAGACATCTGTGCGCTCATATCTAGGAGAGGCTAGGATCTCGTCATGGAAAAAGGCTTTGAGATTTAACTCACAGGTAAAACGCCAGAAACAAAGCGATGAGGTATATTTTAGCTTGGAGCGAGTGAGCTGCGCAGATATTTATAGAGCAGGGGATGGGGTACATAAAATTTATCGTGCCACAAAGCCATTTTGGTGGGTTAATCCTCTAAATTTTGTCTATCCATATCTAGAAAAACGTTGCTTTAAAAATTCTAAAAAGATAATCGCAAATTCAAACTACATAAAAGAGCAAATCATCTCAGCTTACGGTATCGATGAGTCAAAAATCGTTACTATTTACAACGGTATAAATTTGCCACAAAAAGTAGAAAAAGGAGAAGCAAAACTTAGCGTATGTGAAGAATTTGGACTTGACTACAATTTACCAATTGTGCTTTTTATCGGAAATGGCTTTAAAAGAAAAGGAGCAAAGGACTTTTTACTTCTTGTCTCAAAGCTAAAAACACCAGTAAATGCGCTAATAGTAGGCAAAGATAAAAATTTAAATTCATATAAGAAGCTAGCAAAAAAGCTAAAAATAAAGGCATTTTTTACAGGTGAGCAAAAAATGACTGCAAAATTTTATGAAGCAAGCGATATTTTTATATTTCCAACACACTATGAGCCATTTTCAAATGTCGTTCTAGAGGCGCTTAGCTTTAAAAATATTGTCTTTACAACGGCTCAAAATGGGGCAGCTGAAATTTTAGAAAATCGTTTTATCATGCGTGAACCAAATGATGAAAGTATACTGGAGCTAGTGGAGCAGGTGCTTAATGATAATGACATGATGAGAGAGATGCAAGAAAAGTCATTTTTACTTTCGCAAAAATTTAGTATAGAAGAAAATGCAAGCAAAACTCTTGAAATCATAAATGAAGTGCTAAATTTGGAGCAAAAGTGA
- the waaF gene encoding lipopolysaccharide heptosyltransferase II: protein MRVFIELPTWLGDAVMASGAIENLSKNAKNIVFFGSYVACELYKSHPKCEKVVIDDSKKQNSRYLSLIKTASKLGKFDIAISFRSSFASKFLLFFLKAKQKFCFKKSSESLHQVQKYLNFIKKSLNLKEISNELKIYYEAKKSEQKLLVLNPGASYGSAKRWYPHYFAEVALHFKDEFDVKITGSKAELEICNEIEQILLQNGVKCENLAGKTSIKELCEVIGSIKNGIFLTNDSGPMHIAAAYKVPLVALFGPTKFKETSPWQDESAKMVHLNLDCMPCMKRVCPIKTHACMKELTPKMVIAEIELLRKKLNF from the coding sequence GTGAGAGTTTTTATAGAGCTTCCAACCTGGCTTGGAGATGCTGTGATGGCGAGCGGGGCGATAGAAAATTTAAGTAAAAATGCTAAAAATATTGTATTTTTTGGCTCTTATGTGGCCTGTGAACTTTACAAATCACATCCAAAGTGTGAAAAAGTAGTCATTGACGATAGTAAAAAGCAAAACTCAAGATATTTAAGTCTTATAAAAACAGCTAGCAAGCTTGGAAAATTTGATATTGCTATTAGTTTTAGAAGCTCATTTGCTAGTAAATTTTTGCTTTTTTTTCTAAAAGCAAAGCAAAAATTTTGCTTTAAAAAGAGTAGCGAGAGCTTGCATCAGGTGCAAAAATATCTAAATTTCATAAAGAAAAGCCTAAATTTAAAAGAAATTTCAAACGAATTAAAAATTTATTATGAAGCTAAGAAAAGCGAGCAAAAGCTTCTCGTGCTAAATCCAGGTGCTAGCTACGGAAGTGCCAAAAGGTGGTATCCGCACTATTTTGCAGAGGTTGCACTGCACTTTAAGGATGAATTTGATGTAAAGATTACTGGCTCAAAAGCCGAGCTTGAAATTTGCAATGAAATCGAGCAAATACTCTTACAAAATGGTGTGAAATGTGAAAATTTGGCTGGAAAAACAAGCATAAAAGAGCTTTGTGAGGTCATAGGTTCTATAAAAAATGGCATCTTTTTGACAAATGATAGTGGTCCTATGCATATCGCAGCTGCCTATAAAGTGCCACTTGTGGCTCTTTTTGGGCCGACTAAATTTAAAGAGACTAGCCCATGGCAAGATGAGAGTGCAAAGATGGTGCATTTAAATTTAGATTGTATGCCATGCATGAAGCGAGTATGTCCTATAAAGACACATGCCTGTATGAAGGAGCTTACGCCAAAAATGGTTATTGCTGAAATAGAGCTACTAAGAAAAAAATTAAATTTTTGA